One Williamsia phyllosphaerae DNA segment encodes these proteins:
- a CDS encoding DUF5302 domain-containing protein: protein MSHEPDAGESDQRKAFREALERKKKANHLSEEHLDAGSKAAGSRGNKSHQQQFRRKSV from the coding sequence ATGTCCCATGAACCCGACGCAGGAGAGTCCGATCAGCGCAAGGCGTTCCGAGAGGCGTTGGAGCGCAAGAAGAAAGCGAACCATCTGAGCGAGGAGCACCTCGACGCCGGCTCGAAGGCCGCCGGGTCCCGCGGCAACAAGTCCCACCAGCAGCAGTTCCGCCGCAAGAGCGTCTAG